From a single Anaerolineales bacterium genomic region:
- a CDS encoding molybdopterin molybdotransferase MoeA, translating into MLSVTEARERILSHLTSVEAEIIPLTNCASRVLAVDIIAPHDIPPFDNSAMDGFAIHAEDTSASSVTLHVVTDIPAGSTPAVTLARGEAARIMTGAQIPKGANAVIPVEDTDFDYKTAGTSAPKTISFSKIMKAGENIRPRGMDIRADEIVLQRGHTLKPQDLGLLATLGLANVTIYKKPRVALLSSGDELLGVDAPLEAGKIRDSNSYTLAAAIEGAGAEAVRLGVAKDSREAVTALLDQAAAENADLILSSAGVSVGAFDFIKEVVETNGGMDFWRVNMRPGKPLAFGNYRGIHFIGLPGNPVSAFVGFEIFVRPVLERMSGRMDGCRQTVRVRCGEQIESDGRESYLRAKIREENGVLSARLTGHQGSGNLLSLVQADALLIIPAGVKCVPAGQEVDAILL; encoded by the coding sequence ATGCTATCTGTTACCGAAGCGCGCGAGCGCATCCTGTCACATCTTACAAGCGTAGAGGCGGAGATCATTCCGCTGACAAACTGCGCCAGCCGTGTGCTGGCGGTTGACATCATCGCGCCGCACGACATCCCCCCTTTTGATAATTCCGCCATGGATGGATTCGCCATCCACGCCGAGGACACATCCGCTTCATCTGTCACGCTGCACGTTGTCACGGACATCCCGGCAGGCTCCACCCCGGCAGTGACTCTCGCCCGCGGCGAGGCGGCGCGCATCATGACCGGCGCGCAAATCCCCAAAGGCGCAAATGCCGTCATCCCTGTGGAAGACACGGATTTTGACTATAAGACAGCCGGGACATCCGCGCCGAAGACGATCTCATTTTCAAAGATCATGAAAGCGGGGGAAAACATCCGCCCGCGCGGCATGGACATTCGCGCCGACGAGATCGTCCTGCAACGAGGGCACACTCTCAAACCGCAAGACCTTGGTCTTTTGGCAACGCTCGGACTGGCAAACGTGACCATATACAAAAAACCGCGCGTGGCGCTGCTTTCCTCGGGCGACGAACTGCTCGGCGTAGATGCGCCGCTCGAGGCGGGCAAGATCCGCGACTCGAATTCCTACACACTGGCGGCAGCCATCGAGGGCGCGGGCGCGGAGGCGGTACGGCTGGGCGTGGCAAAGGATTCGCGCGAGGCTGTGACGGCATTGCTGGATCAAGCCGCCGCGGAAAACGCGGACTTGATCCTGTCCTCTGCGGGGGTGAGCGTGGGGGCGTTCGACTTCATCAAGGAGGTTGTGGAAACGAACGGCGGCATGGACTTTTGGCGCGTGAACATGCGCCCGGGAAAACCGCTGGCGTTCGGAAACTATCGCGGCATCCACTTCATCGGCTTGCCGGGCAACCCGGTTTCGGCGTTCGTCGGGTTCGAGATCTTCGTGCGTCCCGTGCTCGAACGGATGAGCGGCAGGATGGACGGATGCAGGCAGACAGTCCGCGTGCGATGCGGGGAGCAGATCGAATCTGACGGGCGGGAGAGCTATCTGCGGGCAAAAATCCGGGAAGAAAACGGCGTCCTGTCCGCCCGATTGACAGGACATCAGGGGTCTGGAAACCTGCTCTCTTTGGTACAAGCGGATGCTTTACTTATTATCCCCGCTGGTGTAAAATGCGTGCCTGCTGGTCAGGAAGTGGACGCGATACTCTTATAG
- a CDS encoding glutaredoxin family protein has protein sequence MSDLYTLQPTKIIMYSTEYCSDCRRAKMFFETNQIEFVNVGLENNEEATKFVIQLNNGYRSVPTIVFPDGSVLVEPGWDELQEKLSGG, from the coding sequence TTGAGCGACCTCTATACCCTTCAACCAACAAAAATCATCATGTACAGCACGGAATATTGCAGCGACTGCCGCCGCGCCAAAATGTTCTTCGAAACCAACCAGATCGAATTTGTCAATGTGGGGCTTGAAAATAACGAAGAAGCCACAAAATTTGTCATACAATTGAACAACGGGTACCGGAGCGTGCCAACCATCGTCTTCCCCGATGGAAGCGTGCTGGTCGAACCGGGATGGGACGAGTTGCAGGAAAAGCTATCAGGCGGATAA
- a CDS encoding HAMP domain-containing protein, protein MNEQITESARDSSGRFLSLRVKIWIGFILIFTPVFVLSYYWFYRYTNDRVFQTITENLENTLGGTLRGIDKENFVRLYEEESTNNPMCPPALGVEENGYYPEDNPLYMEHANWLYAAQQLEPGTRIYTYVKGIEPGEVIAIGSTGYFREPRGGFRFCQRYISTNTRIYEGLTQRVDVWTPYPDSFGNWITTYAPIVDDNGQVIGAIGVDIPADYVDEVRTGILFSGAIAFLLSYILIFFLVYWLSGQLTKPIIGLAEVAKNIGEGDYSHEWEKNKSESAYRDEIDTLTSVFKVMVDKVAQREKSLRARVQQLEIMIDKSKLTKQVNEIVESDFFQDLQSKVKGMRNRFSKGE, encoded by the coding sequence ATGAATGAACAAATAACAGAATCAGCAAGGGATAGTTCGGGGCGTTTTCTTAGTCTGCGGGTAAAGATCTGGATCGGCTTTATCCTGATCTTTACGCCCGTGTTCGTTCTCAGTTATTACTGGTTTTATCGATATACAAACGACCGTGTTTTTCAGACGATCACTGAAAACTTGGAAAACACGCTCGGCGGCACGCTCCGTGGGATCGACAAGGAGAATTTTGTGCGTTTGTACGAAGAAGAGAGCACGAACAATCCCATGTGTCCGCCTGCCTTGGGCGTGGAGGAGAACGGTTATTACCCTGAAGATAATCCGCTTTACATGGAGCATGCAAACTGGCTGTATGCTGCCCAACAACTGGAACCGGGGACAAGAATCTATACCTATGTGAAGGGTATCGAGCCCGGCGAAGTGATTGCCATTGGCAGTACCGGCTACTTCCGCGAGCCACGCGGCGGATTCCGCTTCTGCCAGCGATATATATCTACCAACACCAGAATCTATGAGGGTCTGACACAGCGGGTGGATGTTTGGACTCCGTACCCGGATAGTTTTGGTAATTGGATCACAACCTACGCGCCGATCGTGGATGACAATGGGCAGGTCATTGGCGCGATCGGCGTGGATATTCCTGCCGACTATGTGGACGAAGTCCGGACCGGGATATTGTTTAGCGGCGCGATCGCATTTTTGCTCAGTTACATTTTGATCTTCTTCCTCGTGTACTGGCTTTCCGGTCAACTCACGAAGCCGATCATTGGTCTTGCAGAAGTGGCAAAAAATATCGGTGAGGGAGATTACAGTCACGAATGGGAGAAAAATAAATCGGAGAGCGCCTATCGGGATGAGATCGACACATTGACCAGCGTTTTCAAGGTCATGGTGGACAAGGTTGCACAGCGTGAAAAATCCCTGCGCGCCCGTGTTCAACAACTCGAGATCATGATCGATAAATCAAAATTGACCAAGCAGGTCAATGAGATCGTCGAGAGCGATTTCTTCCAGGATCTGCAATCCAAGGTCAAGGGGATGCGGAACCGGTTCAGTAAGGGCGAATGA
- a CDS encoding glycosyltransferase, protein MSMRIAMLSYHTCPLATLGGKDTGGMNVYVRDLTRELGRQGIHVDVFTRSQDEHVPHIVHELGYGNRVVHIPAGPEEPKSKSDIAKYIPEFAEGVKEFAENKGISYDVIHSHYWMSGLAAEALSDAWGGAPIVHMFHTLGEMKNRVARSEDERAGNDRLDGERQVLRRANRIVAATMAELTQLRFLYRADAHKLVIIPPGVDTCHFYPIPADEAKQFIGLKPEDRMVLFVGRIEPLKGIDTLIQAMSRLDLKGVNRPVHLAIIGGDVSVSFEEMSEEMKRLQTMCDELCMGGMVVFLGKRGQDTLPYYYSAAEVLAMPSLYESFGMVALEAMACGTPVIASDVGGLGYLVQNGVTGFTIPDSDPEMLCEKLSLLLDDHDLRNGMGERAAEYASEYEWEKIASQIVDVYKEAAENKLVV, encoded by the coding sequence ATGTCGATGCGCATTGCAATGCTTTCTTATCATACTTGTCCGCTGGCGACGCTGGGCGGCAAGGATACCGGCGGGATGAACGTTTACGTCCGCGACCTGACGCGGGAACTGGGCAGGCAGGGCATCCATGTGGATGTATTCACGCGCTCGCAGGATGAGCACGTGCCGCATATTGTCCATGAATTGGGGTATGGCAACCGCGTGGTGCACATCCCCGCCGGACCCGAAGAACCGAAGAGTAAAAGCGATATTGCAAAATACATCCCTGAGTTTGCCGAGGGTGTCAAAGAATTTGCCGAAAATAAAGGTATCTCCTATGATGTCATCCACAGCCATTACTGGATGTCCGGGCTGGCGGCGGAGGCGCTCAGCGATGCATGGGGCGGCGCGCCGATTGTCCATATGTTCCATACGCTGGGGGAGATGAAGAATCGGGTGGCGAGATCGGAGGATGAACGCGCGGGAAATGATCGGCTGGATGGTGAGAGACAGGTTCTCCGTAGGGCGAACCGCATCGTCGCTGCGACCATGGCGGAGTTGACCCAGCTTCGTTTCCTGTATCGGGCGGATGCGCACAAGTTGGTCATTATCCCGCCCGGAGTGGATACCTGCCATTTTTATCCCATCCCCGCGGATGAGGCAAAGCAGTTCATCGGATTGAAACCCGAAGACCGCATGGTGCTGTTTGTGGGACGCATCGAACCGCTGAAGGGAATTGATACGTTGATCCAAGCCATGTCCCGGCTGGATCTAAAAGGTGTTAACCGCCCTGTCCATCTGGCGATCATTGGCGGGGATGTGAGTGTGAGCTTTGAGGAAATGTCCGAAGAAATGAAGCGCCTGCAAACCATGTGTGATGAGTTATGCATGGGCGGGATGGTGGTCTTTTTGGGAAAACGCGGACAGGACACCCTGCCGTATTATTATTCCGCGGCGGAGGTGTTGGCGATGCCGTCGTTGTACGAGTCGTTCGGGATGGTGGCGCTGGAGGCGATGGCGTGCGGTACACCGGTGATCGCCTCGGATGTGGGCGGGCTTGGGTACCTCGTCCAGAACGGAGTGACCGGGTTTACCATTCCCGACAGTGACCCGGAAATGTTGTGCGAAAAACTGTCCCTGCTTTTGGATGATCATGACCTGCGGAATGGGATGGGTGAAAGGGCAGCGGAATACGCGTCTGAGTACGAGTGGGAGAAAATCGCATCCCAGATTGTGGATGTGTACAAGGAAGCTGCTGAAAACAAGCTGGTGGTCTGA
- a CDS encoding S-layer homology domain-containing protein: MKTTKKYMTILLSIFMIITLTAQTSVVNARSQDEPETASTATHYVSINGSDSNAGTQSKPWRTIQKAANSAPDGAIIEVGAGNYGESVNISRGNMNFRTNGRVVTRSISISGNNINLSGFEVTGATGHGLNISGKNVIVENNIVHWNSLGNSTNGKCNSTSGGSWQSGIKLSVGADNVVVRNNRSYNNCGEGIAVTRGVNSVVENNIVYDNFSANIYIDNSRDIVVRNNTISCSDVNMRNGKRAKGIYLGAEYYQGWGNQRHNISVAQNTVADCEYGIVLGEPFDGGLTSNVSIDANTIPSGTYRSISILTTKNQNIAVRNNLIFNSLYVSHPSGVTLSNNQIVSMDTTFYDVSITHWAYDWIETLYANGITGGCNSNRFCPNNPVTRSQMAIFLLRSKYGSSYNPPGATGNIFGDVPANAFGAAWIEQMVAEGITAGCSNGNYCPNNNVTRAQMAIFLLRAKYGSSYTPPPVGGSTGFNDVPASHSAAAWIKQLAAEGITGGCGSGNYCPSKSVTRAEMAVFLVKAFNLSSP, translated from the coding sequence GTGAAAACAACAAAAAAATATATGACCATACTCTTATCCATATTCATGATCATCACGCTGACGGCACAGACATCGGTTGTGAATGCACGTTCCCAGGATGAGCCAGAAACAGCCAGCACGGCAACCCATTATGTTTCCATTAACGGGAGCGACTCCAATGCCGGCACGCAAAGTAAGCCGTGGCGCACCATCCAAAAGGCGGCGAATTCCGCGCCGGACGGCGCGATCATCGAGGTGGGAGCAGGAAATTACGGAGAAAGTGTCAATATATCGCGCGGGAACATGAATTTTCGCACCAATGGCAGGGTCGTTACAAGAAGCATTTCCATCTCGGGCAACAATATTAACTTAAGCGGTTTTGAGGTGACCGGAGCGACCGGACACGGATTAAACATATCCGGCAAGAATGTCATCGTGGAAAATAACATCGTCCACTGGAATTCGCTTGGAAACAGCACAAATGGAAAATGCAATTCCACATCCGGCGGAAGCTGGCAAAGCGGAATCAAATTGAGTGTTGGTGCGGATAATGTGGTCGTTCGAAACAACCGCAGTTACAACAACTGCGGCGAAGGGATCGCGGTCACCCGCGGCGTGAATTCGGTGGTTGAGAATAATATTGTCTACGACAACTTCTCGGCAAACATCTACATTGATAATTCAAGAGATATAGTGGTTCGGAATAACACGATAAGCTGTTCCGACGTAAATATGAGGAATGGGAAGCGGGCAAAAGGTATCTATCTCGGTGCCGAATACTATCAGGGCTGGGGAAACCAGCGCCATAACATTTCTGTTGCGCAAAACACTGTGGCAGATTGCGAATACGGGATCGTGCTTGGCGAGCCATTCGATGGAGGGCTCACATCCAATGTCAGCATTGATGCGAACACAATCCCTTCCGGCACATATAGATCAATCTCGATCCTGACAACCAAGAATCAGAATATTGCGGTCAGGAACAACCTGATCTTCAACAGCCTCTATGTATCACACCCAAGCGGAGTGACCCTAAGTAATAACCAGATCGTCTCCATGGATACGACCTTTTACGATGTATCCATTACGCATTGGGCATACGACTGGATCGAAACCTTGTACGCCAATGGCATCACCGGTGGCTGCAACTCAAACCGATTCTGCCCGAACAATCCAGTGACTCGCTCCCAGATGGCGATCTTTCTACTGCGATCTAAATACGGTTCGTCCTACAATCCACCTGGCGCAACTGGAAATATCTTTGGCGATGTTCCTGCAAATGCTTTTGGCGCCGCGTGGATCGAGCAAATGGTTGCAGAGGGCATCACTGCCGGTTGCAGCAATGGCAACTATTGCCCCAATAACAATGTAACCCGGGCACAAATGGCTATCTTTCTGCTTCGCGCCAAGTATGGCAGTAGTTATACCCCGCCCCCAGTGGGAGGAAGCACCGGATTTAACGATGTTCCAGCATCTCATTCAGCAGCAGCATGGATCAAACAACTTGCCGCAGAAGGAATTACCGGCGGATGCGGCAGCGGCAACTACTGCCCGAGCAAGTCCGTTACACGAGCCGAAATGGCAGTGTTTCTTGTGAAAGCATTCAATCTATCAAGTCCTTAA
- a CDS encoding NYN domain-containing protein gives MADEQLKSLARNKIAMLIDGDNAQAGLLTQMLVEAGRHGQITVRRIYGDWTTTSMNSWKDTLNFHAFQPIQQFRYTVGKNATDSAMIIDAMDILHSNVVDGFCLVSSDSDYTRLATRIRETGIFVMGIGEKKTPKPFVNACDLFVYTENLVSAKKPTTQQRAQKSGAKKKDDADPNPIPLLTQAFEMAVQQDGWASLATMGNALYQLDPAFDPRTYGHKQLSKMITKFKDKFEVRLQDIDGGSTLFFVKVKE, from the coding sequence ATGGCAGACGAACAACTCAAATCCCTGGCTCGAAACAAGATCGCCATGCTGATCGACGGCGACAACGCCCAAGCGGGCTTGCTGACTCAAATGCTGGTGGAAGCCGGCAGGCACGGACAGATCACTGTCCGCCGCATTTACGGCGACTGGACAACAACCAGCATGAATTCCTGGAAGGATACGCTCAATTTTCATGCATTCCAACCCATCCAGCAGTTCCGCTACACGGTGGGAAAGAACGCCACCGACAGCGCCATGATCATCGACGCAATGGATATCCTGCACTCGAACGTAGTAGATGGCTTCTGCCTCGTCTCCAGCGACAGTGACTATACCAGACTGGCTACACGCATCCGCGAGACCGGGATTTTTGTGATGGGCATCGGGGAGAAGAAAACGCCCAAGCCGTTCGTCAACGCCTGCGATCTTTTCGTCTATACGGAAAATCTGGTTTCAGCCAAAAAACCGACCACCCAACAGCGCGCCCAGAAAAGCGGCGCAAAAAAGAAAGATGATGCTGATCCCAATCCCATTCCCCTGCTCACGCAGGCGTTTGAGATGGCAGTGCAACAGGATGGCTGGGCATCACTGGCAACGATGGGAAATGCGCTCTACCAGCTTGACCCCGCCTTTGATCCGCGCACATATGGCCACAAACAACTTTCAAAAATGATCACCAAATTCAAGGACAAATTTGAAGTCCGCCTTCAGGACATAGATGGAGGCTCGACCTTGTTTTTTGTGAAAGTCAAGGAATAA
- a CDS encoding GNAT family N-acetyltransferase, with translation MSLIEKYWQMLSRRCAHHYFLSWGWMSTWLETLPAENNVRLIVGFIDEEPMVAFFMGTAKRRKYGIFSSRIVSLNTTGMPYFDKLYLEYNSVLADPSIPLDSDLLFRSIDNMVWDEVHLPGLSLQFMDKLRNLLDRDGANFFALIDEQSSAAYVDLDAVRAAEMDYLSFLSSNRRSQIRRSIKEYEKDGVIDIVEAGTLQEAQDFFDGLVGLHQKEWTERGGAGAFSNEYLFEFHKKLIASRFSEGEIQMLRISTPKQVLGYLYNFLYNGRVYFYQSGFNYLPGNLYRPGLVSHYCSILHNARSGNSVYDFLAGDADYKSSLATGLDDMYWIRVFRRPVRYHVEKQVRSLKDRIKSVSWLSKNLKKIRNNILTDRLKKPAN, from the coding sequence ATGTCATTGATTGAAAAATATTGGCAGATGTTATCACGGCGATGTGCTCATCATTATTTTCTTTCCTGGGGATGGATGTCCACATGGCTGGAGACTTTGCCCGCCGAAAATAACGTGCGTTTGATCGTTGGTTTTATTGACGAAGAACCCATGGTGGCTTTTTTTATGGGAACAGCCAAGAGAAGGAAATATGGAATATTTTCATCTCGCATCGTTTCATTGAACACCACCGGCATGCCTTATTTTGATAAGTTGTATTTGGAGTACAACTCTGTACTTGCAGATCCGTCTATTCCACTGGACTCTGATTTGTTGTTTCGATCCATTGACAATATGGTTTGGGATGAAGTGCATCTTCCCGGACTCTCTCTTCAGTTTATGGACAAACTACGCAACCTGCTGGATCGTGACGGCGCAAATTTCTTTGCGCTGATCGATGAACAGTCCAGTGCCGCCTATGTGGATTTAGATGCTGTGCGCGCAGCTGAGATGGATTATTTAAGCTTTTTAAGCTCCAATCGACGTAGCCAGATTCGGCGATCCATCAAGGAATATGAGAAAGACGGCGTGATCGATATTGTGGAAGCTGGAACATTGCAGGAAGCCCAAGACTTTTTTGACGGTTTGGTAGGGCTGCATCAAAAGGAATGGACTGAACGCGGCGGTGCCGGCGCATTTTCCAATGAATATCTTTTTGAATTCCACAAGAAATTGATCGCCAGTCGGTTTTCTGAGGGTGAAATACAAATGCTAAGAATTTCAACTCCAAAACAGGTTTTGGGGTATTTGTACAACTTCCTTTACAATGGCAGGGTTTATTTTTATCAAAGCGGATTTAATTATCTACCAGGAAACCTGTATCGGCCCGGGCTGGTTTCCCACTATTGTTCTATCCTCCACAATGCCCGGTCGGGTAATTCGGTCTATGATTTTCTTGCTGGCGATGCAGACTATAAAAGCAGTCTGGCAACCGGGTTGGATGATATGTATTGGATTCGAGTGTTTCGCAGACCCGTGCGGTATCATGTGGAGAAGCAGGTGCGTTCATTAAAGGATCGAATCAAATCCGTCTCATGGCTTTCGAAGAATCTAAAGAAGATCAGGAATAACATCTTGACGGATCGACTTAAAAAGCCGGCAAATTGA
- a CDS encoding vitamin K epoxide reductase family protein — protein sequence MEKWLYRASVALAIVGLFVSIYMTVYKFTGNEGMCLGSGECSTVNASRFSEVNGIPVAVIGIVGYAAILAVHLFENRSPFFKQNGTLLLFGMGLTGFIFTLWLVYVEIALIRALCPFCVTSQVVMTIIFIIAVIRLIKSPQS from the coding sequence ATGGAAAAATGGCTGTACCGCGCATCCGTTGCGCTTGCGATCGTCGGTTTGTTCGTTTCAATTTATATGACCGTTTACAAGTTCACGGGCAATGAAGGCATGTGCCTCGGCTCGGGCGAATGTTCCACCGTGAACGCCAGCCGCTTCTCCGAGGTGAACGGCATTCCGGTGGCGGTGATCGGCATCGTCGGGTATGCTGCCATTCTGGCGGTGCACCTGTTCGAAAACCGCAGTCCCTTCTTTAAACAGAACGGTACACTGCTGTTGTTCGGCATGGGACTGACAGGTTTCATCTTCACCCTGTGGCTGGTATATGTGGAGATCGCCCTGATCCGCGCGCTGTGCCCGTTCTGCGTTACCTCACAGGTCGTAATGACCATCATCTTCATCATCGCTGTCATTCGCCTGATCAAATCCCCCCAATCATAG
- a CDS encoding O-antigen ligase family protein, producing MVLRKDYPYILLAVILSILVAMAVSNPSESIGTFALIGLVGIGAVMGIVIKPSLGAYILIVAVFSNVSSIFTDNGLPGIIKPLVAVIFVAIIVRNYHVGQIPMDRPMTRLIEISLIAYFMAVAASYLVATDRDQAFDRIIDVGKDIVIIYCVLFCIRKPEEWKLAALAMVLVTAGVSLLGVYQVATGNTGNDFWGFAGVIDDRLGGPINEPNMWGQVLVGVIPFVIFGFLRETANKKMFYGIVFVILAIVLLNTYSRGAYLAFIISVFFITFFFARSNIWAVSLVTAIVLLALPLLPSRYVERFQTLSFLSTSDQSGIYQDASLQGRTSEMLTALTMFAEHPLLGVGAANYPTNYQKYTQIIGLEFRSYEREAHSLYLEILAETGLFGTLSFMGIVFFVFHMLARIKSQIRNTKYFYEWSNYISAAQVSFVAYLFAAIFLHGSYIRFFWIFIALSLALTQILYEMINNQNYSNRWSK from the coding sequence ATGGTACTAAGAAAAGATTACCCCTATATTTTACTCGCTGTGATCCTCTCCATTCTTGTTGCCATGGCTGTGTCAAATCCGAGCGAATCGATAGGTACATTTGCCTTGATCGGTTTAGTGGGGATTGGGGCGGTTATGGGGATTGTGATCAAGCCCAGCCTGGGGGCATATATATTGATCGTTGCGGTATTTTCTAATGTTTCAAGCATATTTACGGATAATGGACTTCCGGGGATCATCAAACCCCTGGTTGCAGTTATTTTTGTTGCCATTATTGTTAGGAATTATCACGTCGGGCAAATTCCAATGGATCGTCCCATGACGAGGCTGATTGAGATTTCTTTGATCGCATACTTTATGGCAGTTGCGGCCAGTTATCTTGTAGCAACTGATCGCGATCAGGCGTTTGACAGAATCATTGACGTTGGGAAGGACATTGTTATCATCTATTGTGTTTTATTTTGCATTAGGAAGCCTGAAGAATGGAAACTGGCTGCACTGGCCATGGTCTTGGTAACAGCGGGTGTCTCCCTTCTGGGTGTTTATCAAGTTGCCACTGGCAATACCGGGAATGATTTTTGGGGATTTGCAGGCGTTATCGATGACCGGCTCGGTGGTCCCATCAATGAGCCTAACATGTGGGGGCAGGTTTTGGTTGGCGTTATTCCATTTGTGATATTTGGTTTTTTGCGCGAGACAGCGAACAAAAAAATGTTTTACGGCATCGTTTTTGTTATTCTAGCCATTGTTCTGCTGAACACCTACAGCAGGGGCGCCTATCTGGCGTTTATCATTTCTGTTTTTTTTATAACGTTCTTTTTTGCACGATCCAATATTTGGGCTGTTTCCCTGGTTACTGCAATCGTGTTACTGGCGTTGCCCCTGTTGCCTTCACGTTATGTCGAAAGATTTCAGACACTTTCTTTCCTGTCTACATCCGATCAGAGCGGTATTTATCAGGATGCGTCGCTTCAGGGACGAACAAGTGAGATGTTGACCGCATTGACCATGTTTGCAGAGCATCCGCTTCTAGGGGTTGGGGCGGCAAATTATCCGACGAATTATCAAAAGTATACTCAGATTATCGGTTTGGAATTCCGTTCTTACGAACGCGAAGCGCACTCCCTGTATCTGGAGATCTTGGCTGAAACAGGGCTTTTTGGCACATTGTCGTTTATGGGGATCGTGTTTTTTGTATTTCACATGCTGGCTCGTATCAAATCGCAGATACGTAATACAAAGTATTTCTATGAGTGGTCGAACTACATATCTGCAGCCCAGGTATCCTTTGTTGCATATCTTTTTGCGGCAATTTTTTTACACGGCTCTTACATTCGATTTTTCTGGATTTTTATAGCGCTTTCTCTCGCTTTGACTCAGATTCTTTATGAAATGATTAATAACCAGAATTATTCCAATCGCTGGAGTAAATGA
- a CDS encoding sugar transferase, with product MAVTSFSDDDFLWIRSFDPAKRLFVGHSYLTVKRIMDLSIVLLTLPFWGLLLLVVGASIAITSPGAPVMFTQLRTGKGGKRFQMYKFRSMVPNAEELKKQYIHLNELQWPDFKITNDPRVTRVGRILRKTSLDELPQLINVLKGEMSLVGPRPTSFGSETYKLWHTERLDVMPGITGLWQIIGRAKLEFDDRLRLDIAYIERASIWLDINILVRTVFAVFKQKGAH from the coding sequence ATGGCTGTGACCAGTTTTTCAGACGATGATTTTCTTTGGATAAGGTCATTTGATCCCGCAAAACGCCTTTTTGTCGGGCATTCATATTTAACTGTGAAGAGGATCATGGACCTCAGCATTGTTCTGCTGACCCTTCCCTTTTGGGGGCTTTTACTTTTGGTGGTGGGGGCGAGCATTGCCATAACATCGCCCGGCGCACCGGTCATGTTCACGCAGTTGCGTACAGGGAAAGGCGGTAAGAGGTTTCAAATGTACAAATTCCGCTCCATGGTGCCCAATGCCGAGGAGTTGAAGAAGCAGTACATTCATTTGAACGAACTGCAATGGCCTGATTTCAAGATTACCAATGATCCGCGCGTGACCAGGGTCGGGAGGATACTTCGCAAAACAAGTCTTGACGAACTTCCCCAATTGATCAATGTGCTCAAAGGTGAAATGAGTCTGGTGGGACCGCGTCCAACATCGTTTGGCTCTGAGACCTACAAACTTTGGCATACCGAGCGACTGGATGTTATGCCTGGCATAACCGGCTTATGGCAAATTATCGGACGTGCCAAACTTGAATTTGATGATCGATTGCGGCTTGATATTGCCTATATTGAACGCGCAAGTATCTGGCTTGATATTAATATTCTAGTGCGCACAGTGTTTGCTGTCTTTAAGCAAAAAGGTGCTCATTAA